The following DNA comes from Poecilia reticulata strain Guanapo linkage group LG16, Guppy_female_1.0+MT, whole genome shotgun sequence.
aaatatattgcatGCAGTCGTACCGGCCTGCATTTGTATTCCTCAGATGCATCGTGCACTGCTTGGTCCCACGTTGCCGCACCGTTGCCACAGACTTTATCCACATCGAGCCTCCAGTACCTACAACATAAGTCATTGGTGTGTTGATTTCAATATCAGCGTTTTGAAACTATAAAAATACCAGAATTGAGTTATCACACCTACTTTGTGGGTCGACCAAACCCCATGTTGTCCTCCTGAAAgagaaatttaatattttatatacacTAACAGCCAAAACTTTCAATTAAACTacagaaatgcaagaaaatttTACAGTCTACATGCTAGTTGTCATTACAGCTGATGTTTTGTCACATGAGCCAAAGAATCAGAAGAGAAGAGTAACTGACCGAGACGAAGTAAGATCCCGCAAAGTCTCGTATGACCCCTGAAGAGGTGCAGATGCCCATGTGACCGATGAAGGGCAGCACCCACCTGCAGGATGGATTGAAAGAATGAATCAGTTCAGGTTCAACAGAACACCATCTGTGCTGTGCATCTGATGCATCTGTGCAAATGAACGCAAAAGCACACGGCCAGGACTAATCTGCTTTGACCGGATGTTGAGGGGGGAAAATAGCAGTCAGCGTTCACCGCTAGAAAAGCAGGATTGGGAATTATTAGCTTCTTACGATAAAATCGGAATGGGCGTCCAGACAATGCAGTACGGGTAGCGACAGCTTTTCCTGCCGCTTTTTAGGAAATCACCCTGGAAGTTCACCATGATGTCGGCGTCGTCCACCTCCGCCATCACAGCCTGAGATCCCAGAGGGAGACCCAGACGACGCTGACGCAAGCGCAGAGTGGAAACGGAAGGGTATGGCAGGCTGTTGTGGCATATAATCAGGACGCGTGCGTCTTGTTTGAACTTCATTTAAAATCGtgtaaaaattcataaaaacttCAACTGACCGTCTAAGCGCTCAGTGACCGACCGCCCCATATGCAGAgccatgcaaaagtattcacacttcTTCAACTCGTCTACGTTTATGTTACAAACTCAGAcctcaatgtgttttttattacaataaaaataagattgtCTCGCCCGgcgcaaataaaaatctgaaaagtgggCCCTGTTCAACTTGATACCCATAAATTGGTATATTCATGGGCGTCCAGCTTCATGAATCTACACATTCAGAACTTTGACAGTGCTTTATAGTCAATATCAAAATCAAGTGTAATGATCAATTGTGTTAATGtccaaaatatacttttaagtATAAGTTCCCATTATTACtatttttgaaataacattGTCTAAAAGGTCTAAATTCCTATCGCTGGCCGGTCTAGGGAGCTCCATCATGATGCTGTTTACTATTGTTCACTAACAAACCTTTAAAGGTTtcacaagtttgttttatttttgggcAATCAGAGTACAGGGTCTTGTATACTTTGTGTTAGAGTATCACAGAACGTCTCAGTAAAATACCATCAGTTTTAAGGTTGAACTGTGACGAGTTCAAAAGGTATTACTACCAGGTACTATTACTATTCTGTATGTGTATAGTTTAGTGTAAATGCTTTAATCTGTGTGATTAATAGGAATAGTGACAGAACAACATCAGTCAGTGCGTGGTTAATTGAGCATGCACGTTGAAACCTAAATCAATTCTACTTTACTAGAGACATACTGCACACTGCCAGAAGACTGTGGGCCCCTGAAACATTCTCTATTTTAACATAGAATATAGCAccacaaaataactcaaattagCAACTAAAGAAGTTTTTCCAACTGTTCCTTTTTAGAGGCACTATTCTTTGGAGCTGGCTCCtctcatttctgctgtttttgggACATTTTGTTATGCGATAGTCAGCAGAAACGTGGCTAAAAGCACACGGTGATGAATGAGCATACAGCAGCTTGAGACAGTGGGCTACATCTTCCTAACCTAGATAGTATTCTGTCTGCACTGTTGTTTCAACTTGtgcaaatgttaaatgtttgtgggaataacagaacaaaaatgtataagaCAAAGAAGTCAataatcttattttaatttaatttcatcaaAGCTCATTACAGGAACCCctagaagaaaggaaaaataaaaactgagaagcgcaaatgaaagtaaaacacatGGAAGCCATGTTATTTTAATTGGGGTCAAAGGAAATTCAGTGAGCTGTACTCCTGATGAGGTGTAgctgtgcatttttatttatttttttaatcaacgtCACCGCTTCGTCGTGAGAAGCCTCATGCAAGCTGAAAACCTGACGGCAGCAGTGGACGAACGGGGAAGCCATGCAGCCAGGAACTCCATGGTCACGACTATTTGAGCCAAGTTATAACACAAATCTGCttattcctaaaaaaaagtttgaaatttcattttatatgcaaataGAGTGAAATcgagaaaaaaacccaaaaaacgtTAGAAAGTTATTTGTGTTACAAATACTCCCTTGTCAACAATCTACTCattttgtacacatttttataagctctaaactaaaatgaaccaaattaggtcagaataaaacagagaaCCTAAACATTAATCCTTGGCTGTTTAAAACACAGATGGTAAACTTTGGCAGAAgaaaactcttgtttttcctgacagttcaaactataaatacattttatctcAGCAACAATCGTCACAACGTGAGGAGCTACTCTTCGTTCCATGACTTCCTGTAACACAAACTCCATCCGAGTCCAAAGTAGCATCAGCGACTGGTGTGTGTGCGGCTGCGGCTCTTCCGTCTGGAGCGGGACGCCGGGACGCTTCGCTCCATCCGTGGAGAAGACGGCAGATCTGTTCTGTGACCTGAAAATAGGTCAATGGAATCCACCCCGCTTCCGCCTTGTGTTGCGAGACTCTCCGACAAAACCCTGAGAAGGTATAAGTGCTGCACACCTCCTTCCTTGTGAGAAACTGGGGAGTGACGTGGAAGGCGCTCTCCTCAAAAGCTGTCCCCGCCCGCCGTCACAGCGGAGCGGGTGCTGTTGGTACTTAGAAAGCATGAGAAGGGAGCTGCTGCCTTTTCGTCAATTCCTCTCCCAAAAAGTGCCACCGGTCCTGGTGTGGGACGAAGAGAAGGCGGTGCATAGTGCAGATAGGTGACACGGCAGCCGGAAGCGGGGGTCAGGTGTTAAAACGGAATCTGGGAGAGTCGTCTGCTTCCTGAAGCCGTTCTACAGAACGGACGGCGGTCTGTTTAGCTTGTCCTGCACTGCACCGGCCCCTCCGAGCTGTCCTCGTCGTCTGAACCGTCGGGGCCGACGCCACGCAGGCCTGTGATGCGATAACCCATGTTCAGAAGCATTACCTCTAACGGATCGGCATTCATTCGCCGCTGATTCGCCTGAGCAGCTCCCTCCATGTCCTCCACCACGCGCCCGTTGTCACCGTCGGTCTGCCGGAAAAGAAAACGGGCCCGTCGTGATAAAACATAAGCTGGACGacaatgtttttgctttgtggcCATTTTCAAGTGACatattgataatggcataataatgtaAGTTTGCCCTCttaaaaaccaataaactttaactttgtaAAGAACACAGCATCTAGAAGATAAATAAATCTCATTCTTAACCAAACCCATCCAATTCTACACATTTCCAGCTCGCTTATCAATAGTGttcaaaagataaataaatagtttgtttaCCTCTGGTCTGGGGTTCCATAATCGAACCACAGGGTCAATACCACTAGTGGCCAGGAAGCAGTAACCTGGGTGCGGCTGCAGGCAGTTGACTATTGACTCATCTCCCTGAAGGATCCTCACCAGGTTAGTCGTTTCCTTTTCCCAGATGAAAAACGAGCCATCATCCGAGCCGCTCACGATGTACTGGCCCTTGCTGGAGAGGAAATAAAACCGCTTAGACTTGTTTGTTGAGCCTTCTTGGGAAGGTTGCTAATCTTAAAAGTTTTCCAAGTAAATTTTTACTTGGAAACCAGTGCAGTCCTTTTTCCAATTGAACGACTTTAGCAGAATGCACATTTTTTCCAGTAATTTTATGAAAGGTAACAGAGCAGGATATTCTGGTATGTGAGGTTCAGAATGAAGTGACACAATCCGTTTGGTTACTcagctcaacaacaaaacgcGACGACAAACCGGACGAGGTTAATCAATGCTGAGTCATAACGTGCCATGACACATTAGGACGTGCAGCCGCTTGTGGGTAAACGTTTAAATGTCTGAAAGCTCAGGACTAATTAGCCATCTGCTCTAAAGTcatagtacatttgaaatatttagttaattGTTATGGCATTCAGTCTGTTCACACCGTCTCTGTCTGCTGGCCGTGTTACAAATACACAACAATGACTGATTGTTGACAAGACATCTGAGAAAGGTTACATAAAGGAGAACATAACAGACACACAGAATCTTGCACAAGTATCCAAACTTTCTTAAACTTATAACCTCAAAAACTATCAAGTATTTAAGAGACGGGTCAACACAAAGTAAGAGAAATGTCaagtattttaacttttttcttttgtgccaATAACAATCTGAAAAGCTCTATATAGATTTATATTCAGTCCCATTTAGTTGGATGCTCTAAACCGTGCAAACTTCTGCGTTCAAAGGAACAGCATCTGTTCCGATGTCTTTCTTCTGCAGCAACAGAAATGGGAAGATGGACAGAGCTAAAATAGGGcaataaaggaagaaaatgtctCAAGCACGCAGCAAAATAATGACCCTAAACACAGAGTACAGAGCCTGAAACACAACCAGAACCCCAATCAATCAGCCGCTGATCTGAACCATTTCACATCAGCGGTCTCCCAACATTCTCTGTCATCCAGCGAACCGGCTACTTGTTCCAAAATCTCTGGGAGTGGTTACAGAAATGCACCAGAAGTGCGACCAACATGGCGGTGGGAGTAGCAACCACTATAGCGAGGTTTGCACAACGACCCAGCTACACAAACAGATGAATGGATCCTGGTTTTTCAGAATAACGGATGTTTCATGGCGTGACCATCAtcaataataaatttaaaaacgaATTACTGATCCATTCTCTGCAGTACCAGATGAGTCGCACACCGGCGCCCATCAAACTGTTTTagaagacaaaatgaaaatgacctAGACTGAATCAAAACTCAAATCAGCTAAACTTACTCCCATTAGTTTAGCTGGAcagacattttataaatattttatattttgttgcattgttGACACTTATCTTtttatatgattaaaaaatggGCAGAGAGACAAACGGCGAGATCAGAGCTAACAGTAAACACAGCTGTAGACTGCCCCCTAGTGAGACAACAGCAGAATGACGGTGTGGAGAACCGACCTCCCGAAGAAGTTGGCCTCTTTGATGTCGGTGGTGGTGTTGCAGTGACCACAGTATCTGTGCTTGTAGTCAAAGCTGCGCTCCCTCAACACCACCTCATCCTCAGGGATGGACTCTTTCCGACTGAACGACTGGAAACGAATGGAGCTGTTGCCCTTTTTATCTTCTGCAggtgaagacaaaaacattatatattttaactACTTTGAGATATTTCCTAATAAATAATTAGAATGCTAAAGCTATGTATACCACTGCCAGTTTCACTATTTTTCAGGTTACTATAAATGTAAATCTGTGTAGATTATTGCTACAGCAGCTTaaaagtcacaaacaaaaaaaggaaaatatctaCAGGTTACAAATCAGCCAACCAGAGGTGTCCATCTTCCCACCTGAATCCGACTTGGAGTAAAGAGCAGCCTTGATGTCTTTATCCAAGGCGTCACAGGCACTGCTGTGCGCTTGCTCAGGAAACTTTCCTTTGAAATCGTCCAAACACTCCAGAGCCTCGGCCACATACTTCAGCTCAAACAGACACCGTGCCAGCCTGAAATGTGCTTTCAGATGTCCCGGGTTCAGAGCGAGAGCCTTCACGCAATCCCTGAGGGCGTCATAATGGTCTCCATCCCTGTAAGTCACATgcacaaatataaatgttacattGCTACTTTAAAATCATACAGATAgtagtatttttttgtaataatgaTGTAACACAAACCATTTGCGCTTCATATAGGCTGCAGCCCGGTTCCCGTACAGCATGGCATTGCCCCTGGCCTCGTGAATGCCTAAGCTATATAGCTGGATGGCCTGTGTCCACTGCTGGCGGGCAAATGCGTTATTGG
Coding sequences within:
- the LOC103478433 gene encoding transmembrane protein 222-like; translated protein: MAEVDDADIMVNFQGDFLKSGRKSCRYPYCIVWTPIPILSWVLPFIGHMGICTSSGVIRDFAGSYFVSEDNMGFGRPTKYWRLDVDKVCGNGAATWDQAVHDASEEYKCRPHNLCMDNCHSHVAMALNLMRYDNSSSWNMVNLCVLSFIHGKHVSWAAVLKTWLPFIMLCGVLATFILTLNLQ